Below is a window of Chryseobacterium arthrosphaerae DNA.
TGGGATAACTGAAGTTTCTGCCAGCTTTTGAAAATCGATAATGTTGGGGGCAAAAAATATCAGCGTCCAGGCTCTTACTGCAATATGTGCAATAAACAGAATCAAAAGCCAGTTTCTTACCGGATCTATTTTCCAGCAAAAGACAAGAGCAAGAATAAAGGCGATTTCGTGTACAGAATGAAATATAATCCAGAATATTTTCAGGCTTACTCCTTTTCCATCCAGCAGTAATTTAAAATTCTGCGGAGGTGAAGACACCCATTGCGGTACAAATACAAGTGTCTCAAAGATCTGGGCACCATTCATCATAAAATAGAGTAGTGTTGTGATGCAGAGCCAGATCTCTGCACGTGCTACATCAGTTGTTGTTAAGCTTTCCATGATTTATATTATGTTTTGTTTAAGTCATTGGCGGTTTCCTGCATGATTGCTGTAGCTCCTTTGAAATAGCGTTCGATGGTTTTTATTTCATCTTCAGAAAAAGTTGAGACCAGCTGCATGGTTTTCTGCTGTAGTGTTTCAAAAACAGGCCCCAGCAATTTCATACTGTTTTCAACATGGGGAATGATGAGCACCTTTCTCCGGTCTTCTTTTGTGAATTGCCTTTTAACAAGCTCTTTTTTTTCCAGGCGGTCGATTAATCCCGTGACCGCTCCGGTAGTAAGCCCTGTCAGTTTTGAAATTTCACCGGCTGTTATGGTATCATATGGCAAGATCAGACCCAGATACTTATGATCAGCGCTGGATAATCCCGCTTTTCTCGCAATAGCTTCATGCATGAAAATAGAAGCATCTGAATATTGTCTGCTGGCTTCCCTGAATTGTTCATGAATATTTTTTTTCATAATTATCTTATTGTATTAATATCTTAGTTGCTAAGATATATTTTATTTTTAAACTGACAAAATAATTTTTCATCCATTAAAAATGGGGGACGGTTATGATTTTCTGAAAAAATAATTTTCCGTAATTAATTTATAAACAGATGTTTAATTATTTTAATCAAACTTTCCTGATAAAAAAGCGTGAAAAGCTTGTATTTAAAGGAGATTTTCCTATCTTTGCAGTCCCTTAAACAAAGGGATTTACTTAGAAAAGTAAGTGGCCGACTCGGTAGCTCAGCTGGTAGAGCAATACACTTTTAATGTATGGGTCCTGGGTTCGAATCCCAGCCGGGTCACAAATAAAAGAGAACACTTTATAAGGCAGTTCCTTAAATAAAAATTACTTAGAAATAAGTGGCCGACTCGGTAGCTCAGCTGGTAGAGCAATACACTTTTAATGTATGGGTCCTGGGTTCGAATCCCAGCCGGGTCACAAACAAAAGAGAACACCTCATAAGGCAGTTCCTTAAACAAAAATTACTTAGAAATAAGTGGCCGACTCGGTAGCTCAGCTGGTAGAGCAATACACTTTTAATGTATGGGTCCTGGGTTCGAATCCCAGCCGGGTCACAAATAAAAAGAACTACTCACACAGTAGTTCTTTTTTGTTTTATATGTCTATTTCGTTATGAATCAATCTGAGGTGAAAAACAGAGCGGAATAGTGTCTGTTTCAACTATCTGTCTGAACCCTTTTTTTTGTAAAAAATAAGTACTATTATCCGGATATAATGCTCATCAGGATATCATTTGATTTTAGCCGGATTGTTTTGTTAATACCGGCTTTATCAGGGATTATTGTCTTCTTATTTCACTAAAAAAGTAGAGTATTGCTGATGTTAATATTTGGTAAGAATGCCCTGTTTTTTTATTGAAATTATGTATATTTATAACAAATAATGTTAAAAAAGAATCAGATGTCAGTATTTAATGTTTAGGCTTATATACCGGCAGAATGATAATCAATTCAAAACCTGACCGTATTAAAAATTATAAAACATATCTGGAGATCTTGGCTAAAGCCATCATCAGCTCAATTTTTATGGGGCTACTGCTGCTTATGATATCGTGCAGCAAAAGTTCCGGAGAAAAGGAGAGAGACCATTTCGATACTACACTGCTCAAACGGAATTCAGAACTTCAGCTTTCCGGTGAATACGAAGCCCTTATCAGGTTTAATATAGAATATCTGAAGAAAGCTGCAAAGATGAACTATCCCGCAGGGAAAGGACTTTGCTATCTCAATATTGCAGATGTCAATGTTTCTGCCGGAAATTATGAAAAAGCCCTGTTCTTTTTCAACAAGGCGGAAAAAGATCTGGAAAACTCCGGGAATATGTATCATAAGGCACTGTTCTATAACGACTATGGTTTGTATTATTCTCATCTTGAATTGTATGATAAGGCAATAGCATATGACAATAAAGCATTTTATTATTTGAAGCAGGCGAAAAATTCTGCGCTGAAAACAAAGCTGCAGTCAAGGCTGTATATCAACCGGGGGATTTATTATGCTAAAAAAGGATGGCCGGGAACCTCCCTGAAATGTTTCCTTAAAGGTAATGCACTGGAAAATTCAGCGTACAGCAACTGTATGGTTGCCCAATATTATCTGTATACCCGCCAGCCGGATTCTGCAGGAGTATATGTATCAAGGGCAGATCAGAAAATGCTCAGCCAGAAAACAAGTGATGTAGAATCCCTCTGGGTATATTTTACGATGGGGTATTATTACAATGAGGTCAATAATAACAGCAAAGCTGAAGAAGCCCTGAAAAAGGCACTTGAGATCAATATAAAAACAAGACGTACCTATTCTACCCATATCAACGGGGTGTATAAAGCTTTGGCAGAACTGTACAGGAAAAAGAATGACGGGGGCAAAGCCTACCACTATCTAAAACTGTATATGGAAGAAGAAGGAAGGATCAATGCTGCCCGTATGGCTTCAATGAATAAGGCTACGGAAATTTTTATCTCTGAAGTGAAAAAAGAATCCGACTGGCATAAAAATGAGCTGCCTTTGTTTATCGCTCTGTCTATTACCGTACTCACAGTCTCAGGAGTATATGTCAGAAAGGTAGTCAATGACATGAAGCAGAAAAAAAGAAAGCTGAAGATAGAAACGGATGAACTCAAAAATCATGTGCATACCAAACAGCTTGAAGAAGTGATTGGACTGGCTAAAAAAAATGATTCGGCTTTTTTATTGAAATTCAGAGAGTTATATCCGGATTTTATCAGTACACTTTTAAAAATAAATCCTGATCTTGAAAATTCGGAACTGGCTTTCTGTGCCATGCTGAAACTGCGCTTTTCATCTAAAGAAATTGCAGATTATACTTTCGTACAACATAAATCTGTTCAGCAAAAAAAATACAGGATCAGAAAAAGGCTCAGTATCTCCGGTGAAACAGATATCTACGAATTCTTCGACAATATAACAGGATGAAGATATAGAGAATTCTGCTTTTTGAACATTGTGTATTGCATAGTTTTTCAAAAAATATCATAAATAATTAAAGAAAATATAATATTTATCACTTTATAAAGTTATTCTTTTAACTTAATTTATACAGGAATTTCAGCTTAAATTAAAGAAGTATATGATACGTATTTTTCTTTTGGTTTTACTTATTGTCTTAGTTTCATGCCATTCTCATTCTCAGAAAGAACGTGAAAAAAACTTTGATATTCCATTGATGACGAAAAATGAAAGACTTCGGCTTTCAGGGGAATATGATTCACTGGTCAGTCTTAATAAACAATATTATAAAAAAGCAGAGCAGGAAGGATATGAGGACGGTAAAGCATTATGCTATATAAATCTGGCACAGATTAATATCTCCCTGGAAAATTATCAGAAATCAAAAATACTGTTTGATAATGCAGGAAAAATATTAAAAGACTCGGAAAGTAATATTCATAAAGCTATATTTTATAATAATTATGGCCGGCTTAATAATGAGCTGGGAAGAAGGGACAAAGCTCTTGAATATAATAATACAGCACTGAGCTGTATTCAAAAGGTCACAGGTTCCCAACTGAAAAATACGGTTCTTTATAATGTCTATATCAGACAGGGCGAATATTATGTGCAGAAAGAACAATATAAAAAAGCTTTAGAATACTTTAATAAAGCAAGAAAATTTGATGATACCGGTATTGCTGATTGTGCCATAAGTGATTATGTATACATGCACAAGAATAAAGATTCTGCCTATAAGTATATTACCAGGGCCTATAACCAAATGAGTTTAAAAAAACGGGAAGATGCCATTACTCTCAATATACACACCATTATGGGGGAATATTACCTTACCTACGGACAGCCTGAAAACGCCGAAAAAGAATTTTTACGGGCTCTGGAGATTGATAAAAAAACCCGCCGTATCTTTTCTCAGTATACCAAATATATCTATAACGATCTCAGGACCCTGTATGACAGGATGGGGAATAAGGAGAAAGCCTATTTTTATCTCAATGCCTATACAGAAGCTAAAAGCAGGACCAATACCGCTTTACTGGCAACAATTAATCAGGATATGCAATCCTTTATTACCCTTACTGAAGAAAATACGGAAAAGCATAAAAACAATTTACAGTGGGTGATTCTCTTCTCAATAGCGGGTCTTTCATTACTAGGAATATATGCCTGGAGGGTAATAAGTCTGCTCAGAAAAAGAAAAAAGGATCTTAAACTCGAAGCAGAGCAGTTGAAAACCAGGATGAATGATAATAAACAGGACGAAATCATAGAGCTGGGACGAAGCAATGATCCTGACTTTCTGAACCGTTTTAAAGAAGTCTATCCCGGCTTCATAGACAAGCTCCTTACCATCAATTCAGGTCTGGAAAACTCAGAACTTGTTTTTTGTGCCATGTTGAAACTTCATTTTACCTCCAAGGAGATTGCAAACTATACTTTGGTACAGCACAGAACCGTTCAGCAAAAAAAATACAGGATCAGGAAAAAACTGAATATTCCCGGAGAAATTGATACCTATGATTTTTTTGATGCTTTAGGATAAAAAAAAACTGTCTGATTCATCAGGTCAGACAGCACTCGAAATATTCTCTTTTCGCCACCTGTATTTTTTAGTGGCATTTGCTCAAATTTGAAAAATTTTGACCAGATAAGAAAAAAAAACTATACTACACGAATACTACAGTTCAAAAATAAAAATGTAAATGTTTGATATGTAGTTGTTTACATTTTATGTTGAAATGCCGTAAAAAATTTGTACCAACCGGAGATTGTATCTCTATACATTCATATTTTACAGATAACCTGATAATAAATGATAATCTTTTGCAGTAAATTCAAGATCAGATTTTGTCTGTTTTTTTCTACGTATCCTATTGTTTTTTCTGTGTTTCTGATTTTATTTTAAAATTGATCCAAAAATGCACTTATTTATAATTTTCTGTTTATCAATTGTTTGAGCGAATGTTGTATATGTGTAGTAGGATGTTTTTATGTGTTTTTGAATTTAAAATATAGTTTTGTGGAAGATTTTTAATACAAAATAGTTGCTGAACTGATTTTTTTAATTAATTATTCCATTAATCAGTGAAAGTATAACACAAATGAATCTCCGAATCAGGATCTAAAAATGGAGAGAAAAAAAATTACTTAAGAGGGAAAAAGTCGCTGTCTCTGCTATGGAGACAGCCTTTTTTTATTATGACTCCAAATGACCGTTGAAGAATTCCAGCATTGTCGTCAGAGCATTTTCAGAATGCATTCTTTCCCCATTTTCAAGAGAATCTTTTGTGGCTGCTGCTGCCCGTTTGCGCATATTGTTCTCATAATCGAAAATAGCGTCCTGTAAAGTATTGTAGCGGTTGTCTGTTAAACATTCACTCAATTCCAGAGCATCAAGCATGGCCATATTAGCACCTTCACCGGCAAATGGCGGCATTACGTGTGCAGCATCACCTATCATCGTCAGGTTGGGTCTGGCTTCCCAGGTCTGATCCAATGGCATATAATAGATGGGTCTTGGAACGAAAGGAGACATGGCATTTTCAAACAATTCGTACCATACTTCGCTCCATTCCGGATACGTTTCTTTAAACCAATTCAGGACCTGTAAAGGATCAGAAAAGTCCAGCCCGCTTTCAGAAACCCAGTTTTCATCCGCTTTAAAGCTGGCATAGAAGCCCAGGTCACCATTGCCTTTTTGGCCCATCAATATATTTTTTGTGTTCCCGAAAGCCATGATTTTACCACCATTGATCAGGGCGTTAATATGGGGTGCTTTTTCTTTTGAAACATTTCCTTCAAGCATGATGATTCCTGAGTAAACAGGTTGATTATCATTAAGATAATGGCGTATTTTGGAATTGGCACCATCAGAAGCAATAACGAGGTCCGCATACTCTGAGGTTCCGTTTTTAAAATGAAGCAGCCAGCCTTCATGGTGAGGTTCCATAGCGGTGAAATGACTGTCCCAGACCACGGTTTCGGGTTTCAGCGAATTCAGCAGCATCTTTCTTAGAGGCGCCCGGTCTATTTCAGGCCGGAAGTGTTCCGCACCAAAATCTTCATCAGGTTTCATTTGATGATCGCTGAACAGGATTTCAGCTTGTTCATTGACGATCAGGGTTTTATCAGCTCCCGGCCGGAAGGTGTTTTTAAACTCTTCCAGAAGTCCGGCCTTACGGATGGCCGCCAGCCCGGAATCTTCATGCATATCGAGAGGAGAGCCCTGTACACGGGCATATTGATTGATATCTCTTTCATAGACTTTTACATTGGCATTTTTCAACTGTAAAAGTCTGGCCAGGGTAAGCCCGGCAGGACCACCGCCAATAATGGCGATTGATTTATTGTTTATCAGCATTTCTTTTAAATTTTACAGGACAAAATTACTTTCCCTTCAGTACTGATAATAGTATAAATCGGTCGTTTTTATTTTTTGATAATTCCCGGGGCGCAACCCCTGAAAATTTTTTCACTTCTTTGATGAAATGGTTTTGATCCGTATAATTAAGTTCAGGAAACAATTTACCGTGAGCAATATGTTCCAAAGAGGCCCTGAAACGTAAAACTGTAGAGTAGGCTTTTAATGAAAGCCCCAGCTGTTTTGTGAAATAACGATTGATCTGTCTGCTGCTCCATCCTGTTTTTTCAGAAAGTTCATGCACACTCATTTCACCTTTTGAAGCGTAGATAAGTTCAAAAAGTTTGTGTTTTCTTTCATCCCTTTTCTGAGGAATCAGTTCTTTGATCTTTTGTACCGCTTTTGTACAACAGAGTTCAAAATTTTGAAGATCGTCCGCCTTAAAATCCCAGAAATCATCCGGAAGATTCCTGGCTGTATTTAATATATCGGCAATGGAAGTTTTTAAAATATATTCAACAGCAAGAGGCTTGAAACTCACTACAAAAGCCTTGGTAAACGGAAGGATCAGCCTTTGATCCGGGTAGGTTTCAAGACCTATAAGGGCTACCTGAAAGGGCTGGGCGGAAGACTGGATAAAAAACAAATCAATTCTCCCATCCGGAATGATAACCACTTCTTTCGCTTCCTGCGACTGATTAGAGAATGTTCCCAGATTTTCTACAAAATCCGAAATACTCCGTTCAGGCTCAATGAAGTGGAAATGAAAACCGTTATCCATAAATCGTTATATTCTTGTGTATGAAAATACAAAGATAAAGGTAAGGAATTGCAGATCATCCAATAAATACAATTTGAGTCAAAAAGACAATATGACATTTATTTATAGGCCCATTCATTAGAATTATTCCTATTTTAGCCTGTATTATTGCAGTATTCCATGGATAAATCATCGATCAACAATTATTTTCATTCCTTATTCAGCATCAAAGATGAAGTGGTGGAGCAGATTACAGAAACTTTCAGCCATTTTGATTTGAAAGCGAATGCTGTTTTGCTGGATAAAGATACCATCAGCACCCGGACATTCTTTCTGGAAAAGGGATATGTGAGGTCTTATCTGTTGAATGAAGATAACGAAGAAATTACTACCAATATTTATGCTGCCCCCTGTTTTGTGAATGATTTTTTATCCTTTTTCAGGCAGCAGCCTACCAGAGAAATTTACCAAACGGTTACCGACTGTACATTTTGGGCAACCGGGCTGGAAAATGTACAGCATAACTTCCATAATATTCCTGAATTCAGAGAGTTCAGCAGACTTCTCTTTGTTCTGAATTATTACAGCATCCATGACCGGCTGATCGAAATGGCCAGCCAGAAAGCATCAACGAGGTATTCCAATCTGATGAAGAAAGATCCGGATATCTTTCAGCATGTTCCCTTAAAGATTATTGCGTCTTACCTGGGCATCAAAGACAGCTCACTGAGCAGGATAAGGAGAGAGATTAAATAGTGTGAAGTCAGGAAGCTGGAAGAAGGAAGTAATTTGAATCTTTATAGCAACTATAATCTTTGCTTTATTAATTTTAGGGGATTAGTTATCCAAACTCTTTTTCTGCTTCCGGTAACAAAATCTCATTTCTTTTCATTTGTCAAGTGATAGATCAGAATTTGTCCTGCATCTTTGTCAAAAATAATTTCATGAACAGAAAACATATTGTAGTTATCGGATTGGGAGGTGTAGGCGGATATTTTGGCTTTAAAATAAATCAGGCGAACGAAACTTCCGGAAAATATAAAATTACTTTTGTGGCCAGAGGAGAAACCTATGAAAAAGTAAAAGAAAACGGATTGGTGCTTCTATCTCCCGAACATCCTGATCATACCACGCATCCTGATGCTATTGAGAAAAATATTGAGGATGTTCAGAATCCTGATCTGATCCTTATATGTGTAAAGGAATATGATCTGGAAAATGTATGCAGGCAGCTATTGCCGGTGATCAGCAAAGACACTGTACTGCTTCCGATGATGAATGGTGCAGATATTTATGACAGAATCCGGAAGATCATTCCTGATCATGTTATTTTGCCTACCTGTCTGTATGTGGCTTCCCATATTAAGGAAAGAGGAACGGTGGAACATAAGGGAAAAGCTGGGAAGATGATAATAGGAAGAGATCCGGAACACTTTTCTGCAGAGGTGAACTGGATCAGTGACCTGCTTGAAGAAAGTAAGATTGATTTTGATTTTAAAGACAATTCTTTATCGGATATCTGGACCAAATTCATTTTCATTGCCAGCTTCGGACTGGTGACTGCAAAACATAACTCGTCAATCGGGAAAGTATGTACTGATGAGGAACAGAAATATGAAGCGACAGAAATAATGAAAGAAATCAGACAGATCGCAGCCCAAAAAGAAATTCACCTGCCGGAAGATATTATAGAAAAGACATTTGAGAAAGCCTCTGCTTTTCCTTTTGAAACACCCACTTCTTTACAGCTTGATATTCATTCCGGAAAAAAAGAAAATGAGCTTGAATTATTTGCAGGAGCAGTGTTGAAATATGGAGCAGAGCTTCATAGCAAAACTCCGTTTACTCAAAAAATATATAATGAGATTAAAAGTAAACAGAACTGATGCCATACAAGTAACGAACAAATCAGGCCGGCTCCAGCCGGCCTGATTTGAATATCAGAAATAGAAATTTAAATATATTACTACAGATTTTAAAGCTTCTGTAATTTTCTGTTTTCTATGAAAACTAATAGAGTATTATCAATCAAAAATCATGTCCCATGCATGAATTTTTGCCTGCTCAGTAATACTTCCTCTGTTTCCCGGTGGTCGGGATCGTCGATACAGCAGTCTACAGGACATACGGCTTTACATTGCGGTTCTTCATGAAAGCCCTTGCACTCAGTACATTTTCCGGACACAATATAATAGACTTCATCTGAGACAGCCTGATTATAAGCATTAGCATCTGCTGTTGTACCATCCGGAAAAGTGATGGTTCCTGAGAGTTTGGTTTTGTCCTGCCAGCGCCAGTCGATAGCCCCTTCATAAATGGCTGAATTGGGGCATTCGGGCTCGCAGGCTCCGCAGTTGATGCAGTCATCGGTTATTTTTATAGCCATATTATGTATTTTAAGAG
It encodes the following:
- a CDS encoding tetratricopeptide repeat protein — its product is MIINSKPDRIKNYKTYLEILAKAIISSIFMGLLLLMISCSKSSGEKERDHFDTTLLKRNSELQLSGEYEALIRFNIEYLKKAAKMNYPAGKGLCYLNIADVNVSAGNYEKALFFFNKAEKDLENSGNMYHKALFYNDYGLYYSHLELYDKAIAYDNKAFYYLKQAKNSALKTKLQSRLYINRGIYYAKKGWPGTSLKCFLKGNALENSAYSNCMVAQYYLYTRQPDSAGVYVSRADQKMLSQKTSDVESLWVYFTMGYYYNEVNNNSKAEEALKKALEINIKTRRTYSTHINGVYKALAELYRKKNDGGKAYHYLKLYMEEEGRINAARMASMNKATEIFISEVKKESDWHKNELPLFIALSITVLTVSGVYVRKVVNDMKQKKRKLKIETDELKNHVHTKQLEEVIGLAKKNDSAFLLKFRELYPDFISTLLKINPDLENSELAFCAMLKLRFSSKEIADYTFVQHKSVQQKKYRIRKRLSISGETDIYEFFDNITG
- a CDS encoding helix-turn-helix domain-containing protein; protein product: MDNGFHFHFIEPERSISDFVENLGTFSNQSQEAKEVVIIPDGRIDLFFIQSSAQPFQVALIGLETYPDQRLILPFTKAFVVSFKPLAVEYILKTSIADILNTARNLPDDFWDFKADDLQNFELCCTKAVQKIKELIPQKRDERKHKLFELIYASKGEMSVHELSEKTGWSSRQINRYFTKQLGLSLKAYSTVLRFRASLEHIAHGKLFPELNYTDQNHFIKEVKKFSGVAPRELSKNKNDRFILLSVLKGK
- a CDS encoding transposase gives rise to the protein MESLTTTDVARAEIWLCITTLLYFMMNGAQIFETLVFVPQWVSSPPQNFKLLLDGKGVSLKIFWIIFHSVHEIAFILALVFCWKIDPVRNWLLILFIAHIAVRAWTLIFFAPNIIDFQKLAETSVIPENLASRTSAWQTLNYIRVTIFIAISIGLIPLCIKVLNLRS
- a CDS encoding 4Fe-4S dicluster domain-containing protein, with the protein product MAIKITDDCINCGACEPECPNSAIYEGAIDWRWQDKTKLSGTITFPDGTTADANAYNQAVSDEVYYIVSGKCTECKGFHEEPQCKAVCPVDCCIDDPDHRETEEVLLSRQKFMHGT
- a CDS encoding MarR family winged helix-turn-helix transcriptional regulator, whose translation is MKKNIHEQFREASRQYSDASIFMHEAIARKAGLSSADHKYLGLILPYDTITAGEISKLTGLTTGAVTGLIDRLEKKELVKRQFTKEDRRKVLIIPHVENSMKLLGPVFETLQQKTMQLVSTFSEDEIKTIERYFKGATAIMQETANDLNKT
- a CDS encoding Crp/Fnr family transcriptional regulator: MDKSSINNYFHSLFSIKDEVVEQITETFSHFDLKANAVLLDKDTISTRTFFLEKGYVRSYLLNEDNEEITTNIYAAPCFVNDFLSFFRQQPTREIYQTVTDCTFWATGLENVQHNFHNIPEFREFSRLLFVLNYYSIHDRLIEMASQKASTRYSNLMKKDPDIFQHVPLKIIASYLGIKDSSLSRIRREIK
- a CDS encoding FAD-dependent oxidoreductase, which gives rise to MLINNKSIAIIGGGPAGLTLARLLQLKNANVKVYERDINQYARVQGSPLDMHEDSGLAAIRKAGLLEEFKNTFRPGADKTLIVNEQAEILFSDHQMKPDEDFGAEHFRPEIDRAPLRKMLLNSLKPETVVWDSHFTAMEPHHEGWLLHFKNGTSEYADLVIASDGANSKIRHYLNDNQPVYSGIIMLEGNVSKEKAPHINALINGGKIMAFGNTKNILMGQKGNGDLGFYASFKADENWVSESGLDFSDPLQVLNWFKETYPEWSEVWYELFENAMSPFVPRPIYYMPLDQTWEARPNLTMIGDAAHVMPPFAGEGANMAMLDALELSECLTDNRYNTLQDAIFDYENNMRKRAAAATKDSLENGERMHSENALTTMLEFFNGHLES
- a CDS encoding tetratricopeptide repeat protein; translation: MIRIFLLVLLIVLVSCHSHSQKEREKNFDIPLMTKNERLRLSGEYDSLVSLNKQYYKKAEQEGYEDGKALCYINLAQINISLENYQKSKILFDNAGKILKDSESNIHKAIFYNNYGRLNNELGRRDKALEYNNTALSCIQKVTGSQLKNTVLYNVYIRQGEYYVQKEQYKKALEYFNKARKFDDTGIADCAISDYVYMHKNKDSAYKYITRAYNQMSLKKREDAITLNIHTIMGEYYLTYGQPENAEKEFLRALEIDKKTRRIFSQYTKYIYNDLRTLYDRMGNKEKAYFYLNAYTEAKSRTNTALLATINQDMQSFITLTEENTEKHKNNLQWVILFSIAGLSLLGIYAWRVISLLRKRKKDLKLEAEQLKTRMNDNKQDEIIELGRSNDPDFLNRFKEVYPGFIDKLLTINSGLENSELVFCAMLKLHFTSKEIANYTLVQHRTVQQKKYRIRKKLNIPGEIDTYDFFDALG
- a CDS encoding ketopantoate reductase family protein, whose amino-acid sequence is MNRKHIVVIGLGGVGGYFGFKINQANETSGKYKITFVARGETYEKVKENGLVLLSPEHPDHTTHPDAIEKNIEDVQNPDLILICVKEYDLENVCRQLLPVISKDTVLLPMMNGADIYDRIRKIIPDHVILPTCLYVASHIKERGTVEHKGKAGKMIIGRDPEHFSAEVNWISDLLEESKIDFDFKDNSLSDIWTKFIFIASFGLVTAKHNSSIGKVCTDEEQKYEATEIMKEIRQIAAQKEIHLPEDIIEKTFEKASAFPFETPTSLQLDIHSGKKENELELFAGAVLKYGAELHSKTPFTQKIYNEIKSKQN